A window of Lentibacillus sp. Marseille-P4043 contains these coding sequences:
- a CDS encoding cold-shock protein, translating into MSFSRGPKEPVQEVETNVWSCTSEDCQGWMRESYSFNEEPECPLCHSKMEQEVRMLPELKQ; encoded by the coding sequence ATGTCATTTTCACGTGGACCTAAAGAACCGGTTCAGGAAGTGGAAACAAATGTCTGGTCTTGTACAAGTGAAGATTGTCAAGGTTGGATGCGTGAGTCGTACAGCTTTAATGAAGAGCCAGAATGTCCGTTATGCCATTCCAAAATGGAGCAGGAAGTTCGCATGCTTCCAGAATTGAAACAATGA
- the pcp gene encoding pyroglutamyl-peptidase I, giving the protein MKKLLLTGFEPFLEFPINPTADIVNELNGVKINDYEITSEVLTVDFNQSGTEMIEKMKQHRPDAVIALGLAGGRHCITPERVAINCNDGPKDNRGYEPKGERIFTEGPDAYFSTLPIYAMIQSMKEAGLPAKISNTAGTYLCNNVMYHALHYYRVNNLDGKAGFIHVPASHALALEKSLPSWSQEDLVKAIRIAITCLNE; this is encoded by the coding sequence TTGAAAAAGTTGTTACTAACAGGATTTGAACCCTTTTTGGAGTTTCCAATTAATCCAACTGCAGATATTGTAAATGAATTAAATGGGGTTAAAATTAATGATTACGAGATTACAAGTGAAGTTTTGACAGTTGATTTTAATCAATCAGGGACAGAAATGATTGAAAAAATGAAACAGCACAGACCGGATGCCGTGATTGCATTAGGGCTTGCTGGTGGTCGTCATTGTATTACACCTGAACGAGTGGCGATTAACTGTAATGATGGTCCAAAAGATAATCGTGGGTATGAGCCTAAGGGTGAGCGGATTTTTACGGAAGGACCTGATGCTTATTTCTCGACTTTGCCGATATATGCAATGATTCAGTCCATGAAGGAAGCTGGACTTCCAGCAAAAATATCTAATACAGCTGGTACATATTTATGCAATAATGTCATGTATCATGCCTTACATTATTATCGTGTAAACAACTTGGATGGTAAGGCGGGGTTTATCCATGTTCCAGCTTCACACGCACTTGCTTTAGAAAAAAGTCTACCAAGCTGGTCGCAAGAAGATCTGGTAAAAGCAATAAGAATCGCCATTACGTGTTTGAATGAGTGA
- a CDS encoding DUF779 domain-containing protein, translated as MVERVTVTDEALTLINTLKDIHGPLMFHQSGGCCDGSSPMCYPRDEFRVGESDILLGEIGDTPFYMSKDQYEYWKHTQLIIDAVDGRGGMFSLEGPEGKRFLTRSRVFSDEERAELT; from the coding sequence ATGGTTGAACGTGTGACGGTTACTGATGAGGCACTGACATTAATTAATACACTAAAAGACATACACGGACCGTTAATGTTTCATCAATCTGGAGGTTGTTGTGATGGAAGTTCGCCAATGTGTTATCCGCGCGATGAGTTTAGGGTTGGTGAATCCGATATTTTACTAGGTGAGATTGGTGATACACCATTTTATATGTCCAAGGATCAATACGAATACTGGAAACATACCCAATTAATTATTGATGCAGTAGATGGACGTGGTGGCATGTTTTCACTAGAAGGTCCTGAAGGGAAGCGATTTTTAACACGATCACGAGTTTTTTCAGACGAAGAGCGAGCGGAATTAACGTAA
- a CDS encoding nucleotidyltransferase family protein, with protein sequence MMITNEQAIIQMIKEDPWMMEALHSVQSLKLPDWWICAGFVRAKIWDVLHEYKQRTAIQDVDVIYFDEENSNETEEKQWENALKEANSIFPWSVKNEARMHVVNHIPPYKSSEDAIAKFPETATSLGVKLDEQNDITLIAPYGISDVVNMYVKPTPYFQEHPELMMFYHQRMTKKNWQTYWPKVTIET encoded by the coding sequence GTGATGATTACAAACGAACAAGCTATCATTCAAATGATAAAAGAAGACCCTTGGATGATGGAAGCTCTACATTCGGTACAATCACTGAAGTTACCTGATTGGTGGATTTGTGCAGGATTTGTTCGGGCAAAGATTTGGGATGTGTTGCATGAATACAAGCAAAGAACAGCTATTCAAGACGTTGATGTGATTTACTTTGATGAGGAAAATAGTAATGAAACGGAAGAAAAACAGTGGGAAAACGCTTTGAAAGAGGCCAACTCTATCTTTCCATGGTCTGTAAAAAATGAGGCCCGCATGCATGTCGTTAATCATATTCCGCCGTATAAATCGTCTGAGGACGCCATCGCCAAATTCCCAGAAACGGCAACATCACTAGGGGTTAAACTGGATGAGCAAAATGACATTACCTTAATCGCACCATATGGGATAAGTGACGTTGTTAATATGTATGTAAAACCAACACCATATTTTCAAGAGCATCCAGAACTAATGATGTTCTACCATCAACGCATGACCAAGAAAAATTGGCAGACCTATTGGCCAAAGGTAACAATTGAAACCTGA
- the exaC gene encoding acetaldehyde dehydrogenase ExaC: MRYANPNTEGAKVHFKERYDNFIGGEYKAPASGKYFENVSPVTGKVFCEIARSNKEDVEAAVEAAYAAKDAWGKTSVAERANILNKIADRIEENMEMLAVAETWDNGKAVREPLAADLPLAADHYRYFAGAIRAQEGGISQIDNDTVAYHFHEPLGVVGQIIPWNFPLLMATWKLAPALAAGNCVVLKPAEQTPASIHILLDVIKDLLPAGVVNVVNGFGVEAGKPLATNSRISKVAFTGETTTGRLIMQYASENIIPVTLELGGKSPNIFFEDVMDEDDGFLDKAIEGLVMFALNQGEVCTCPSRALVHESIYDKFMERAVERVNQIKIGHPLDTETMMGAQASQEQMEKIKSYLDIGNQEGAELVVGGNVNQLADDDLADGYYIEPTIFKGDNKMRIFQEEIFGPVLSVATFKDKEEAMEIANDTLYGLGAGVWTRNINTAYRFGRGIEAGRVWTNCYHQYPAHAAFGGYKKSGIGRENHLMMLDHYQQTKNLLISYSEGPAGLF; the protein is encoded by the coding sequence ATGAGATATGCTAACCCGAATACAGAAGGTGCCAAGGTACATTTTAAGGAGCGGTATGATAATTTTATTGGAGGAGAGTACAAGGCACCGGCAAGTGGAAAGTATTTTGAAAATGTGAGTCCTGTTACTGGTAAGGTGTTTTGTGAGATTGCTAGATCGAATAAAGAAGATGTGGAGGCTGCTGTGGAAGCGGCATACGCTGCAAAAGATGCGTGGGGAAAAACATCTGTAGCTGAACGAGCAAATATTTTAAACAAAATTGCAGATCGAATCGAAGAAAATATGGAAATGCTTGCGGTTGCAGAAACGTGGGATAACGGAAAAGCTGTACGGGAACCGCTTGCCGCCGATTTACCATTGGCAGCTGACCATTATCGCTATTTTGCCGGGGCAATCCGCGCACAGGAAGGCGGTATCAGCCAGATTGATAATGATACAGTAGCTTATCATTTCCATGAGCCGCTTGGTGTTGTTGGGCAGATTATTCCATGGAACTTTCCACTTCTAATGGCAACATGGAAACTAGCACCAGCACTTGCTGCAGGGAACTGTGTTGTCTTAAAACCTGCTGAACAGACACCAGCATCGATTCATATATTACTAGACGTGATAAAAGACTTATTGCCTGCAGGTGTTGTTAATGTTGTCAATGGTTTCGGTGTTGAAGCTGGAAAGCCATTAGCAACGAACAGCCGCATCTCTAAAGTGGCCTTCACTGGTGAAACAACGACTGGGCGTTTAATTATGCAATACGCATCTGAAAATATCATTCCGGTAACACTCGAACTTGGTGGAAAGTCACCAAATATTTTCTTTGAAGATGTGATGGATGAAGATGACGGATTTTTGGACAAGGCAATTGAAGGGCTTGTCATGTTTGCACTGAATCAGGGAGAAGTTTGTACCTGTCCATCTCGTGCGCTTGTGCATGAATCGATTTACGACAAATTTATGGAACGGGCAGTTGAACGGGTAAACCAAATTAAGATCGGTCATCCATTAGACACGGAAACAATGATGGGTGCTCAAGCATCACAAGAACAAATGGAAAAAATTAAATCATATTTGGATATTGGAAATCAAGAAGGTGCGGAACTCGTTGTTGGTGGTAATGTGAATCAATTAGCAGATGATGATTTAGCTGATGGTTACTATATTGAGCCGACCATTTTCAAAGGTGATAATAAAATGCGGATTTTCCAAGAAGAAATTTTTGGACCGGTTCTATCCGTTGCAACGTTTAAGGACAAAGAAGAGGCAATGGAAATCGCCAATGACACATTGTACGGTTTGGGTGCTGGCGTGTGGACGCGGAATATTAATACCGCATATCGCTTTGGCCGCGGCATTGAAGCTGGTCGGGTCTGGACAAATTGTTACCATCAATATCCAGCACACGCAGCATTTGGCGGCTATAAAAAATCAGGAATCGGTCGAGAAAATCATTTGATGATGCTTGACCACTATCAACAAACGAAAAACTTACTAATAAGCTATAGTGAAGGTCCAGCAGGGCTTTTCTAA
- a CDS encoding MDR family MFS transporter: MPKFIWVLVIATTVNVTGASFLWPLNTIYMHNELGKSLAFAGVILMFNQAASIAGNLIGGVLFDKFSAYKTILYGTGLAMSSAVFLSFNHSILPYSILLVLIGFGTGITWPVMFAMAGSVWPDGGRRAFNAIYVAQNLGVALGATIGGYVANVSFNYIFIANASLFAVFFIIVLVAFRSMDNRRDPQMNTTIIEQSGKIKNKSAFIALIILCGGLFVAWIAYSQWQSTIASHTQDIGIPLDLYSTLWAINGFLIVLGQPLVKWITTKITSQKKHIYIGNSILFISFLIAMFAEEFTMFAVAMVILTVGEMLMWPAVPTIASELAPKGRAGFYQGFVNSVAAAGRMIGPVFGGLIVDVFNIQLLFFVLLFLLFIPFLTTYLYDRGVRETEVR; this comes from the coding sequence GTGCCTAAGTTTATTTGGGTGCTCGTAATTGCGACGACCGTCAATGTTACAGGAGCTTCGTTTTTGTGGCCGCTGAATACGATTTATATGCATAATGAGCTCGGTAAAAGTTTAGCTTTTGCCGGGGTTATTTTAATGTTTAACCAGGCCGCGTCAATCGCTGGTAACTTAATTGGCGGGGTATTATTTGACAAATTCAGTGCGTATAAGACGATCCTTTATGGGACAGGTTTAGCAATGAGTTCGGCGGTTTTTCTATCGTTTAACCATAGCATTTTACCGTATTCCATTTTACTCGTTTTGATTGGATTTGGTACTGGGATTACTTGGCCAGTGATGTTTGCAATGGCGGGTTCAGTATGGCCTGATGGCGGACGCCGGGCGTTTAATGCGATTTATGTAGCCCAAAATTTAGGTGTTGCCCTTGGCGCGACGATCGGTGGTTACGTAGCGAACGTTTCATTTAATTATATCTTCATTGCAAATGCCTCGTTATTTGCGGTATTTTTTATCATTGTGCTCGTTGCGTTTAGAAGTATGGATAACCGGCGTGATCCGCAAATGAATACAACGATCATTGAGCAAAGCGGAAAGATTAAGAACAAATCAGCATTTATCGCGTTAATTATTTTGTGTGGCGGGCTTTTTGTGGCGTGGATTGCGTATAGTCAATGGCAGTCAACGATCGCGTCCCATACACAGGACATTGGAATTCCACTGGATTTATATAGTACACTCTGGGCAATTAATGGATTCCTCATTGTGCTTGGTCAGCCATTGGTAAAATGGATTACGACTAAAATCACATCGCAAAAAAAGCACATTTATATTGGTAACTCCATTTTGTTTATTTCATTTCTAATTGCAATGTTCGCAGAGGAATTCACGATGTTTGCGGTTGCGATGGTTATTTTGACAGTGGGAGAAATGCTAATGTGGCCAGCAGTTCCAACTATCGCCAGTGAGCTTGCACCAAAAGGACGAGCAGGTTTTTACCAAGGATTTGTAAATAGTGTAGCTGCAGCGGGCCGAATGATTGGACCGGTGTTTGGTGGATTGATTGTGGATGTATTTAATATTCAATTGTTATTTTTTGTATTACTTTTTCTCTTGTTCATTCCGTTTTTAACAACCTATTTATATGACCGGGGTGTTCGAGAGACTGAAGTAAGATAA
- a CDS encoding Cof-type HAD-IIB family hydrolase, with product MEKKHEIKLVALDMDGTLLTSEHKITDQTRQVIKKALANDVHVVLSTGRWLGSCKPFADSLNLSSYLVTVNGGEIWTVHNELLERHLIDAKLMEMMWELGAENELASWMVSTDNVWYDARPENFYDHEWLKIGFDSHDKAKLDSLVKKLSHHEELELTNSMPTNVEINPIGVNKANALASVCERIGITMDNVMAVGDSLNDIKMIQQAGIGVAMGNAQEAVKQAAYFVTDTNNQDGVANAIRRFVL from the coding sequence ATGGAAAAAAAGCATGAAATTAAATTGGTGGCCTTAGATATGGATGGTACTTTATTAACGAGTGAACACAAAATTACGGATCAAACACGTCAAGTGATTAAGAAGGCGTTAGCCAATGATGTGCATGTGGTGTTGAGCACTGGGCGTTGGCTTGGTTCGTGCAAGCCATTTGCCGATTCATTAAATTTGTCGTCCTATTTGGTAACAGTTAATGGTGGTGAAATCTGGACTGTACATAACGAGTTGCTTGAGCGTCACTTAATTGATGCAAAATTGATGGAAATGATGTGGGAATTAGGAGCAGAAAATGAGTTGGCCAGTTGGATGGTTTCCACTGATAATGTATGGTATGACGCTCGTCCGGAAAATTTTTATGATCATGAATGGCTTAAAATTGGCTTTGATTCCCATGATAAAGCCAAATTAGACAGCCTTGTAAAGAAACTTTCCCATCATGAGGAATTAGAGTTAACCAATTCAATGCCAACAAACGTGGAAATTAACCCGATTGGCGTCAATAAGGCAAACGCGCTTGCCTCTGTTTGCGAGCGGATTGGTATCACAATGGATAATGTAATGGCTGTTGGTGATAGTTTAAATGATATCAAAATGATCCAACAAGCCGGAATTGGCGTTGCTATGGGGAATGCACAGGAGGCGGTTAAACAGGCTGCTTATTTTGTGACAGATACAAACAATCAAGATGGAGTTGCAAACGCGATTCGACGATTTGTGCTATAA
- a CDS encoding DUF1648 domain-containing protein — protein sequence MGDHPKIDVPASKWEKLFNLLSVILLVSSIIYVVQAYASLPETIPTHFNAKGEANGWGNKAIIFLMPGIATFVCFLPMYFLSKAPHIFNYTVKVTEENAPRLYPKARLFMTVVNFETVAIFTYIAWEMVQSARAVPTLGVWFTLVVVAVPLITIIVFMIQMNRLK from the coding sequence ATGGGTGATCATCCCAAAATTGATGTGCCGGCTAGTAAGTGGGAGAAATTGTTCAATTTACTATCAGTAATATTGCTTGTGAGCTCTATTATATATGTTGTGCAAGCATATGCTAGTTTACCAGAGACGATACCGACGCATTTCAATGCCAAAGGTGAAGCGAATGGCTGGGGAAACAAGGCAATTATTTTTCTAATGCCTGGTATTGCTACCTTTGTCTGCTTTTTACCAATGTATTTTCTGAGTAAAGCTCCACACATCTTCAATTATACGGTAAAGGTCACGGAGGAAAATGCACCGCGTTTGTATCCAAAAGCACGTTTATTCATGACTGTAGTTAATTTTGAGACTGTAGCAATTTTTACTTATATAGCTTGGGAAATGGTGCAATCAGCAAGAGCTGTTCCTACATTGGGAGTATGGTTTACCCTCGTTGTGGTAGCAGTTCCATTAATCACCATTATTGTATTTATGATCCAGATGAATCGACTGAAGTGA